One segment of Pseudomonadota bacterium DNA contains the following:
- a CDS encoding Uma2 family endonuclease has product MSLTEWGELHEEAGGELVRGRLQEEEVADPVHELAVTWLVFAIRGWLGGRGYVFGSELKLAIDEQHGRKPDLSVFLRARALPRRGPVRVAPDIAVEVVTPTPADERRDRVDKMSEYARFGILYYWLLDPALGSLEIFELDERQRYARVFVATRGSHDAIPGCQGLTLDLDALWDELARLEPDERDQRDPA; this is encoded by the coding sequence GTGAGCCTGACGGAGTGGGGTGAGCTCCACGAGGAGGCGGGCGGGGAGCTTGTCCGCGGTCGGCTGCAGGAGGAGGAAGTGGCAGACCCGGTCCATGAGCTGGCCGTGACCTGGCTCGTGTTCGCGATCAGGGGTTGGCTTGGGGGGCGTGGCTACGTGTTCGGATCCGAGCTGAAGCTCGCGATCGACGAGCAGCACGGCCGCAAGCCCGATCTGAGCGTCTTTCTGCGAGCCCGCGCGTTGCCTCGGCGTGGCCCCGTGCGCGTTGCTCCCGACATCGCCGTCGAAGTGGTAACGCCGACGCCCGCCGATGAGCGCCGGGACCGTGTCGACAAGATGAGCGAGTACGCGCGCTTCGGAATTCTCTACTACTGGCTCCTGGATCCCGCCCTTGGCTCGCTCGAGATCTTCGAGCTCGACGAGCGCCAGCGCTACGCGCGCGTGTTCGTCGCCACTCGAGGAAGCCACGACGCAATCCCCGGTTGCCAGGGTCTCACCCTAGACCTCGATGCGCTCTGGGACGAGCTCGCAAGGCTAGAGCCGGACGAGCGCGACCAGCGAGACCCTGCGTAA
- a CDS encoding SulP family inorganic anion transporter: MNRLRYYLPLLDLRDYRAGRLGKDLYAATVLTFLAVPQGIAYALIAGLPPVMGLYAAALPVVMGSLFRGSQQVVSGPTNAVSLLVGSAVAAGIGGSPAQIAITLAFVVGLFQIVAGLLRLGVIVDYISGPVVLGYISGAAVLIGAGQLPNVTGTEAHRGSLPERVMAWIGDQHQAQLGPIVIAAASVLLLLLLRRINRRLPGALILMLASIVASYVLDLRRHGVTVVADLSPVPAGLPSVSLPNIAAVAGLLPAGIACTVLSLVESTSVARSIASRRGERLDISSEFLGQGLANVTAAFFSGYPVGGSLSRSALNDSIGGTSRLAGALSGLLMLVVLLVLGPLVDLTPVATLSGLLFVVIADLIDVKRITSTVRSSPADMLAFLTTLIGTWTLPLDLAIYLGAGISIVLFLRRARLLIVRRMAIDQGGHLREVEESESLQPSQEHAGICRAIRILHLEGALFFGAAGELQAALDEHVRDQQTRVLIVRLKRTHAMDATTAAVFRALARRLEASGRHLILAGMRESTMRVLERTGVAEQVGQDNLFPTASEWFAAMERAMSHALELAGEHACADPCPIAAHVAALGKTAP, encoded by the coding sequence GTGAACCGCCTGCGCTACTACCTGCCGCTGCTGGACCTTCGCGACTACCGTGCTGGGCGGCTCGGCAAGGACTTGTACGCGGCCACGGTCCTGACGTTCCTGGCCGTGCCGCAGGGCATCGCGTACGCGCTGATCGCCGGACTGCCGCCGGTGATGGGTTTGTACGCGGCGGCATTACCCGTCGTGATGGGCAGTCTGTTTCGAGGCTCGCAACAGGTCGTGTCCGGCCCGACCAATGCGGTCAGCTTGTTGGTTGGCAGCGCCGTCGCAGCGGGTATAGGGGGTTCGCCGGCTCAGATCGCGATCACGCTGGCGTTTGTGGTGGGCCTGTTCCAGATCGTGGCCGGGCTGCTGCGCCTCGGCGTGATCGTGGACTACATCTCGGGCCCCGTGGTGCTGGGCTACATCAGCGGCGCGGCTGTCTTGATCGGCGCCGGTCAGCTGCCGAACGTCACCGGAACCGAGGCTCATCGAGGCTCGCTTCCGGAGCGCGTGATGGCCTGGATCGGAGACCAGCACCAGGCGCAGCTCGGGCCCATCGTCATAGCGGCTGCTTCGGTGCTGCTGCTGCTGCTCTTGAGGAGAATCAACCGCCGCCTGCCTGGCGCCCTGATCCTGATGCTGGCGAGCATCGTCGCGAGCTACGTGCTCGATCTGCGCCGGCACGGTGTGACCGTGGTCGCCGATCTTTCGCCGGTCCCGGCTGGCCTACCTTCCGTGTCGCTGCCCAACATCGCGGCCGTTGCCGGACTGCTGCCCGCGGGGATCGCATGCACGGTGCTGTCGCTGGTGGAGTCGACATCGGTAGCACGCTCGATCGCTTCGCGACGTGGCGAGCGGCTGGACATCTCCTCCGAGTTTCTCGGTCAAGGTCTGGCCAATGTGACAGCAGCCTTTTTTTCCGGCTACCCGGTCGGTGGCAGTCTGTCCCGCTCCGCGCTCAACGACAGTATCGGCGGCACGAGTCGTCTTGCCGGGGCCTTGTCCGGGTTGCTCATGCTGGTGGTGCTGTTGGTTCTCGGCCCGCTGGTGGATCTGACCCCGGTGGCCACGCTTTCGGGTCTCTTGTTCGTCGTGATCGCCGACTTGATCGACGTGAAGCGCATCACCTCCACCGTCCGCAGCTCGCCGGCGGACATGCTGGCGTTCCTCACCACGTTGATCGGCACCTGGACCCTGCCCTTGGATCTCGCCATCTACCTGGGAGCGGGCATCAGCATCGTGTTGTTCCTGCGCCGGGCCCGACTGCTGATCGTGCGCCGGATGGCGATCGATCAGGGCGGTCACCTGCGCGAAGTCGAAGAGAGCGAATCCCTGCAGCCGTCTCAAGAGCATGCGGGCATCTGTCGTGCCATCCGCATCCTGCACCTCGAGGGCGCGCTCTTCTTCGGAGCGGCCGGCGAGCTGCAAGCCGCCTTGGACGAGCACGTGCGAGATCAGCAAACGCGTGTGCTCATCGTGAGGCTCAAGCGAACCCACGCCATGGACGCGACCACCGCGGCCGTCTTCAGGGCGCTGGCGCGCCGTCTCGAGGCATCGGGCCGGCACCTGATCCTGGCCGGCATGCGCGAGAGCACCATGCGCGTTCTGGAGCGCACGGGTGTTGCCGAGCAGGTGGGCCAGGACAACCTTTTCCCCACGGCGAGCGAGTGGTTTGCTGCCATGGAGCGCGCCATGAGCCACGCCCTCGAGCTGGCGGGCGAGCACGCCTGCGCCGACCCCTGTCCGATCGCGGCCCACGTGGCTGCTTTGGGCAAGACAGCTCCGTGA
- a CDS encoding APC family permease: MNPERSPSAAGGGGRFGLWTLASLVVANMVGAGVFTTSGFTLKSLGSQHAVVLAWIVGGGVALCGAYSYGRLIRAMPESGGEYTFLSRAAHPLLGFIAGWVSLIAGFTGAIAFAATAFESYVMPQQARPDWLPSDLIAVSAVLLAALVHGLRPGLGARLQNLAVLLKVGLLAGFLVVALAQPAGQGWHGLAAEPLSGDTGSDVTFRFASALVWISLSYSGFNAAVYIAGEATSARSDVPRALMMGSFLVFVLYVLLNAVLVYAPPARAIAGKPDVAAIAAEWIGGGTLAGIVRAIIALALLTSVSSMMMAAPRVYAKMAEDELLPGFLRLRDGSPREAVAAQCVLATLFIVVSTLQGLLSYLGVTLSLCAAMSVACLFLTTMRKGPLIKVSNLAPFVFVAATCSSATIMAIGDPSQVAGAALTFALGALAYLAVGRERARPAR; the protein is encoded by the coding sequence GTGAATCCTGAGCGCTCACCAAGCGCCGCCGGAGGTGGTGGCCGCTTTGGCTTGTGGACGCTGGCCTCTTTGGTTGTTGCCAACATGGTCGGCGCCGGGGTGTTCACGACCTCCGGCTTCACCCTGAAGAGTCTGGGATCCCAGCACGCCGTGGTTCTGGCCTGGATCGTGGGCGGCGGCGTCGCGCTCTGTGGCGCCTACAGCTACGGCCGACTGATTCGCGCCATGCCCGAGTCCGGTGGGGAATACACCTTTCTCTCGCGTGCAGCGCACCCGCTTTTGGGGTTTATCGCCGGCTGGGTTTCCCTGATCGCCGGCTTCACGGGCGCCATCGCGTTCGCAGCAACCGCATTCGAGAGCTACGTGATGCCACAACAGGCGCGGCCAGACTGGCTTCCATCCGACTTGATCGCCGTCTCCGCCGTGCTGCTCGCTGCGCTCGTACACGGTCTTCGACCCGGTCTGGGAGCGAGACTGCAGAATCTGGCCGTATTGCTGAAGGTCGGCTTGCTCGCGGGCTTCCTTGTGGTTGCGCTGGCTCAACCCGCCGGTCAGGGGTGGCACGGGCTAGCTGCCGAGCCTCTGTCGGGTGATACCGGCTCGGACGTGACTTTTCGTTTCGCGAGCGCACTCGTATGGATCTCGCTCAGCTACTCGGGCTTCAACGCTGCAGTCTACATCGCCGGAGAAGCTACGAGCGCACGCAGCGATGTTCCCAGAGCGCTTATGATGGGTAGCTTCTTGGTGTTCGTGCTCTACGTGCTGCTCAACGCGGTTCTTGTCTACGCCCCCCCCGCACGGGCCATCGCAGGCAAGCCTGACGTTGCCGCGATAGCAGCCGAGTGGATCGGCGGCGGCACGCTGGCCGGCATCGTGCGCGCGATCATCGCGCTGGCCCTGCTGACCTCGGTCTCGAGCATGATGATGGCGGCGCCGAGGGTCTACGCCAAGATGGCGGAGGACGAGCTGCTGCCGGGCTTTCTGCGCCTGCGCGACGGTTCACCGCGCGAAGCGGTCGCAGCGCAGTGCGTGCTGGCCACGCTATTCATCGTTGTGAGCACGCTTCAAGGGCTGCTGTCCTACCTGGGCGTGACGCTGTCGCTGTGCGCTGCGATGTCCGTCGCGTGTCTTTTCCTGACGACCATGCGCAAGGGTCCATTGATCAAGGTGTCCAATCTGGCTCCCTTCGTGTTCGTCGCAGCGACGTGTTCCTCCGCCACCATCATGGCCATCGGCGACCCCTCGCAAGTAGCCGGAGCCGCGCTCACCTTCGCCCTCGGCGCCCTGGCGTACCTGGCAGTCGGCCGAGAACGCGCGAGACCCGCAAGGTAG
- a CDS encoding methyltransferase domain-containing protein: MLLSLLLSACGGASPPPPAASAVDPYSADSHSTDSHPTRAAAAGTAAAEHGGAAAKTQDAAGQPLGIPNERRLPNGLITGGQPDAQALARAHAAGRNTVISLRQPSEPGFEQERAQAQALGMLFVSIPVKGADGLTEANAQAFDRSLSDAGPEHALVHCGSGNRAGALLALRAFHLQQSKRGQALAFGKEAGLTALAPAVEAYFDKACANEPGSARCEPQQQAAGQAAHHDATAKVPAGINKRFLDPKLDVQKYRERWESEEREVALHRGEVVAALNLKKGARIADVGAGTGLYMAALSKAVGRRGKVYALDISPRLIRGLRKRAKKERLRNVWVIQSKQDSTKLPKASVDHVFLCDVYHHLEHHQDMLRSIRKALRPKGELVIVDFDRIPGKSSEWVLEHIRAGKAQFRKEIEQAGFRFKEEVTIPGLEQNYFLRFERP, from the coding sequence GTGTTGCTGTCGTTATTGTTGTCAGCGTGTGGTGGCGCATCCCCGCCCCCGCCCGCAGCAAGCGCGGTCGACCCCTACTCGGCTGACTCCCACTCGACAGACTCCCACCCGACCAGGGCAGCGGCTGCAGGCACGGCGGCAGCCGAGCACGGCGGCGCTGCAGCCAAGACGCAGGATGCGGCTGGCCAGCCTCTAGGGATACCGAACGAGCGGCGGCTCCCAAACGGCCTCATCACCGGGGGTCAACCCGATGCACAGGCCCTGGCACGCGCCCATGCGGCTGGCAGAAACACCGTTATCTCGCTTCGCCAGCCGAGCGAGCCGGGCTTCGAGCAGGAGCGAGCTCAGGCGCAGGCGCTCGGGATGCTCTTCGTCTCGATACCGGTCAAGGGCGCGGACGGCCTGACCGAAGCAAACGCGCAAGCGTTCGACCGGTCCTTGTCCGATGCGGGCCCCGAGCATGCGCTCGTCCACTGCGGCAGCGGCAACCGAGCTGGGGCGCTGCTGGCGCTGCGGGCGTTCCACCTGCAGCAGAGCAAGCGCGGCCAGGCTCTCGCGTTTGGCAAGGAGGCGGGTCTGACAGCGCTCGCACCGGCCGTGGAGGCGTACTTCGACAAGGCGTGCGCAAACGAGCCCGGTTCCGCGCGCTGTGAGCCGCAGCAGCAGGCGGCAGGACAAGCCGCCCACCACGATGCCACAGCCAAAGTTCCTGCCGGCATCAACAAGCGCTTCTTGGATCCGAAGCTGGATGTTCAGAAGTACCGTGAACGTTGGGAGAGCGAGGAGCGTGAGGTCGCGCTGCACCGCGGCGAGGTGGTCGCGGCGCTCAACCTGAAGAAGGGGGCGCGGATCGCGGACGTGGGGGCCGGTACGGGGCTGTATATGGCGGCGCTGTCGAAGGCCGTCGGGCGCAGGGGCAAGGTCTACGCGCTCGACATCTCTCCCAGGCTGATTCGCGGGCTCAGAAAGCGAGCCAAGAAAGAGCGGCTGCGCAACGTGTGGGTCATCCAATCGAAGCAAGACTCCACCAAGCTTCCCAAGGCATCGGTCGACCATGTCTTCTTGTGCGACGTCTACCATCACCTCGAGCACCACCAGGACATGCTGAGGTCGATCCGCAAGGCGCTGCGACCGAAGGGCGAGCTCGTCATCGTCGATTTCGACCGCATCCCCGGCAAGTCGTCCGAGTGGGTGCTCGAGCACATACGAGCCGGCAAGGCGCAGTTCCGAAAGGAGATCGAGCAGGCCGGGTTTCGCTTCAAAGAAGAAGTGACGATCCCCGGGTTGGAGCAGAATTACTTTCTGCGCTTCGAGCGCCCGTGA